The Dethiosulfovibrio salsuginis genome contains a region encoding:
- a CDS encoding sodium:solute symporter family protein: protein MTISIAIIFGWLIVTTVVGVLAGRNQAFSMENYFVGGRSFGTFLFYTTAAAEIYSAFAFLGLAGWAYSKGMSIVYAMAYGSIAYGLYFFIGPRINRLGSRLKYISQPDFIADRYESRWLGVFVAFIGVIFSIPYLQLQIMGAGMIVQLASGGAISWQIAVIISFIAAVIFVYVSGLRGIGWTNFLQAIIMLFGMVSIGFIFPHKFFGGTAKVWEILQEIKPNHLTLPDSAGLGIFWVASVSLICGLGFWMWPHIFTATYAAKSEKVVRRNATILPLYSLTMIPIMVVGFTCAAKAGIDPAFAGTITKPDHAMLIALVNNFPPLLAGFIGAGGLAASISTSSGLILTSSNLMARNVIQKGFKPEMEDMAVAKLGRALVPVLTVLAVLLAIFAPSMLVSLLLVGYSGVTQFFPAVFLGLFAKWPTKAGIVTGLLAGLATVVAIKFMGVPSPMGLHEGFVGLIVNFAVAAVVSSFTPKISPSTIDRFESTLR from the coding sequence ATGACCATCTCCATAGCCATAATATTCGGTTGGTTGATAGTCACCACGGTGGTGGGGGTCCTGGCGGGGAGAAACCAGGCCTTCAGCATGGAGAACTATTTCGTAGGAGGTCGGTCGTTCGGGACCTTCCTTTTCTACACCACCGCGGCAGCGGAGATATACAGTGCCTTCGCCTTTTTAGGCTTGGCGGGATGGGCCTATTCCAAGGGAATGAGCATCGTCTACGCCATGGCCTACGGATCCATCGCATATGGGCTTTATTTCTTCATAGGGCCCAGGATAAACAGGCTGGGATCCAGGCTTAAATACATAAGCCAGCCCGACTTTATAGCGGACAGATACGAGAGCCGTTGGCTGGGGGTCTTCGTGGCCTTTATAGGGGTCATCTTCTCCATTCCCTACCTCCAGCTTCAGATAATGGGAGCGGGTATGATAGTTCAACTGGCGTCGGGAGGGGCTATCTCCTGGCAGATTGCTGTAATCATAAGCTTCATAGCTGCGGTGATATTCGTCTACGTCTCGGGGCTCAGGGGCATCGGCTGGACCAACTTCCTTCAGGCCATCATCATGCTCTTCGGGATGGTGTCCATAGGGTTTATATTCCCCCACAAGTTCTTCGGTGGAACGGCCAAGGTGTGGGAGATCCTTCAGGAGATCAAGCCCAACCACCTAACCCTGCCGGACAGCGCGGGGCTGGGGATATTCTGGGTCGCGTCGGTGTCCCTCATCTGCGGCCTCGGTTTCTGGATGTGGCCCCATATCTTCACCGCGACCTACGCAGCGAAGAGCGAGAAGGTGGTCCGCAGAAACGCAACGATACTGCCTCTTTACTCCCTGACCATGATACCTATAATGGTGGTGGGCTTTACCTGTGCGGCCAAGGCGGGGATTGATCCAGCCTTTGCGGGGACCATAACAAAACCGGACCATGCCATGCTCATAGCCTTGGTCAACAACTTTCCACCTCTTCTGGCTGGATTCATAGGGGCAGGAGGCCTTGCGGCATCTATTTCGACTTCCTCGGGGCTCATTCTCACTTCCTCCAACCTGATGGCCAGAAACGTCATACAGAAGGGCTTTAAGCCGGAGATGGAGGACATGGCGGTGGCAAAGCTGGGAAGGGCACTGGTGCCGGTCCTGACGGTGTTGGCGGTGCTTTTGGCGATCTTTGCCCCATCCATGTTGGTGTCGTTGCTCCTGGTGGGATACTCGGGGGTTACCCAGTTCTTCCCTGCGGTCTTTCTCGGTCTCTTCGCCAAATGGCCCACGAAAGCCGGTATCGTGACCGGGCTTCTGGCTGGTCTGGCAACGGTGGTGGCCATAAAGTTCATGGGGGTTCCGTCGCCGATGGGCCTTCACGAGGGATTCGTCGGGCTCATAGTCAACTTCGCAGTGGCGGCGGTAGTCAGTTCATTCACCCCGAAAATATCCCCTTCCACCATCGACAGGTTTGAGTCCACTTTAAGATAG
- a CDS encoding DUF3311 domain-containing protein gives MGLTRGERKVLWCFALIVAGYMPPVLNLANRVSPVIFGVPFILFWSGLMVPITTCLMTYAYIVRAKEDGEDR, from the coding sequence GTGGGTCTTACAAGAGGAGAGCGAAAGGTGCTTTGGTGCTTTGCGCTGATAGTGGCGGGGTATATGCCCCCTGTGTTGAACCTGGCAAACCGGGTGAGTCCGGTTATTTTCGGGGTGCCTTTCATCCTATTCTGGTCCGGCTTGATGGTCCCCATAACCACCTGCCTGATGACCTACGCCTACATCGTCAGGGCAAAAGAGGACGGTGAGGACAGATGA